The following proteins are co-located in the Shouchella hunanensis genome:
- the minC gene encoding septum site-determining protein MinC yields the protein MSQVKSLVTIKGTKDGLIFLLDDRCSFDQLIEDLREKLSSDYYKSEKNDPIVYVQIDLGNRLLTKSDQETIESIITSNSHLRVHHYHSNVVTVEKAKAMQEEVQTATLTRMIRSGQIVKMKGNVLLIGDVNPGGCLMATGNIYIMGALKGKAHAGYNGDTSAFICASHMSPTSLHIHEHMLHFADKTIEDAEMQAVFIDSTSGEMTLTKVQRLFDVESRGLKEAEAVS from the coding sequence ATGTCACAAGTGAAATCACTCGTTACAATAAAAGGAACAAAAGATGGTTTGATCTTTTTGTTAGATGATCGTTGTTCATTTGATCAGTTAATAGAAGATCTTCGTGAGAAATTATCATCTGATTACTATAAAAGCGAGAAGAATGATCCAATTGTTTACGTACAAATTGATTTAGGTAATCGATTATTAACTAAATCCGATCAGGAAACGATTGAATCCATTATTACATCGAATAGCCATTTGCGCGTCCATCACTATCATTCGAATGTTGTGACGGTTGAAAAGGCAAAAGCGATGCAAGAGGAAGTACAGACGGCAACCTTAACGAGAATGATTCGGTCTGGTCAAATCGTTAAAATGAAAGGAAATGTCCTTCTAATTGGTGATGTGAATCCGGGTGGCTGTTTAATGGCTACTGGCAATATCTACATTATGGGGGCGTTAAAAGGGAAGGCTCACGCCGGTTATAACGGTGATACGAGTGCCTTTATTTGTGCGAGCCATATGTCTCCAACAAGCTTACATATTCATGAACATATGCTTCATTTTGCTGATAAAACAATTGAAGATGCTGAGATGCAGGCGGTATTTATCGACAGTACGAGCGGTGAAATGACCTTGACAAAAGTGCAACGTTTATTTGATGTAGAGAGTAGAGGATTAAAAGAGGCCGAAGCGGTTTCTTAA
- the mreD gene encoding rod shape-determining protein MreD: protein MSRTYFSIVLVFLFILEGSLLPYMLANYTEATQYVVPRLVIMTIVLIGLYSGKQVALIYGLAFGLLYDVVFTNYLGIYMFGFACLGYLSAVPLKAVKESALWAVLLCTIAVFLFEYFQYGLFYILSVTTMTGGDFLLDRLLPTLVLNSALAILLVLPFRKLANHVNEQASFRNR from the coding sequence ATGAGTCGGACCTATTTTTCCATTGTACTCGTTTTTCTTTTCATTTTAGAAGGCTCTCTTCTTCCTTATATGCTGGCTAACTATACAGAAGCGACACAATATGTCGTTCCAAGGTTAGTTATAATGACCATTGTCTTAATTGGTTTATATTCAGGCAAGCAAGTTGCGCTTATTTATGGACTTGCTTTTGGTCTCCTTTATGATGTTGTATTTACGAATTATTTAGGGATCTATATGTTTGGATTTGCTTGTTTAGGCTATCTATCAGCAGTTCCGTTAAAAGCGGTAAAAGAATCGGCGCTTTGGGCAGTTTTACTTTGTACAATAGCTGTTTTTCTCTTTGAATATTTTCAATATGGTCTGTTTTATATTCTAAGTGTAACGACGATGACGGGTGGGGATTTCCTTCTCGACCGTTTGCTACCAACACTCGTTTTAAACAGTGCACTAGCCATATTATTAGTGTTACCGTTTAGAAAATTAGCGAACCATGTAAATGAGCAAGCAAGCTTTCGCAATCGTTAA
- the mreC gene encoding rod shape-determining protein MreC — MRSFFSNKKLIVLLVSIIILMALIGYTMRDDRNLSQPEQIMRDAIGWVQNLVSAPAHFIGGIYENVSEIIHVYDENQLLRTRLEEYAQLSVQKDLLDEENERLRGMLDIDETLSDYSRISAVVINRSPDAWEQYIGINRGQRDEVTGDMAVIDSQGGLVGKVTDASKFTSFVQLLSDNDPTNLVSAQVLIEEEDEDPAMGFIEGYDVAEDLLIMRKVDIDVPISEGETVTTSGLGDVYPSGLLIGEVERVEVDEFGLSQNIYIHPTADFSKLDYVFVVQRHLPSMDSGEEGLGDEEGEEE, encoded by the coding sequence ATGCGATCTTTTTTCTCTAACAAGAAGCTCATTGTTTTATTAGTAAGTATTATCATTTTAATGGCGTTAATTGGCTACACGATGAGAGACGACCGGAATTTATCTCAACCAGAACAAATTATGCGTGATGCCATTGGTTGGGTTCAGAACTTAGTGTCTGCACCCGCGCATTTTATTGGTGGGATTTATGAAAATGTAAGTGAGATCATTCATGTATACGATGAGAATCAATTACTACGCACACGATTAGAGGAATACGCACAGTTATCTGTTCAAAAAGATTTGTTGGATGAAGAAAACGAACGTCTAAGAGGGATGTTAGATATTGACGAGACTCTTAGCGACTACTCTCGTATATCGGCTGTTGTAATTAATCGTTCACCTGATGCATGGGAGCAGTATATTGGCATTAATCGCGGTCAGAGAGATGAAGTGACAGGTGATATGGCTGTTATCGATTCACAAGGTGGATTGGTTGGGAAAGTGACTGATGCAAGTAAGTTTACTTCTTTTGTGCAGTTATTAAGTGATAATGACCCAACTAATTTAGTGTCAGCACAAGTGCTCATTGAGGAAGAAGATGAGGATCCAGCTATGGGCTTTATTGAAGGGTACGATGTCGCAGAAGATTTATTGATTATGCGAAAAGTGGATATCGACGTGCCGATTAGCGAAGGGGAAACGGTAACAACATCTGGTTTAGGCGATGTTTACCCTTCAGGCTTATTAATCGGTGAAGTAGAGAGAGTGGAAGTAGATGAATTTGGCCTATCTCAGAATATCTATATTCATCCAACTGCTGATTTTTCAAAACTCGACTACGTCTTCGTTGTTCAAAGACATTTACCTAGCATGGATTCAGGCGAAGAGGGCTTGGGTGATGAAGAGGGTGAGGAAGAATGA
- a CDS encoding rod shape-determining protein produces the protein MFGNRDIGIDLGTANTLVYTKGKGIVLREPSVVALRTDTNSIQAVGNDAKKMIGRTPGNIVAVRPMKDGVIADFDTTATMLKHFIQQAMKNSSMFSRKPAVMVCVPSGITAVEKRAVEDATKQAGAKEAYTLEEPFAAAIGANLPVWEPTGSMVVDIGGGTTEVAIISLGGIVTSQSIRVAGDEMDDAIIQYVKKTYNLMIGERTAETLKLEIGSASADDEESQDMDIRGRDLLTGLPKTITVTSGEISNALSDTVETIIEAVKDTLEQSPPELAADIMDRGIVLTGGGALLKNLDKVLSEETNMPVIVAEDPLDCVAIGTGRALENIHLFRTKAGSARSNWK, from the coding sequence ATGTTTGGAAATAGAGACATTGGAATTGATTTAGGGACAGCAAATACACTCGTTTACACAAAAGGAAAGGGAATTGTGCTTAGAGAGCCATCTGTTGTAGCACTACGTACAGACACGAATTCAATCCAAGCGGTGGGAAATGACGCAAAGAAAATGATTGGTCGTACGCCAGGGAATATTGTAGCGGTTCGACCAATGAAAGATGGTGTCATTGCTGACTTTGATACTACTGCAACAATGCTTAAGCATTTTATTCAACAAGCAATGAAAAATAGTTCGATGTTTAGCCGCAAACCAGCTGTCATGGTGTGCGTGCCGTCTGGTATTACAGCAGTTGAAAAACGAGCTGTAGAGGACGCAACAAAACAAGCAGGCGCAAAAGAAGCATACACGCTAGAAGAGCCTTTTGCGGCTGCAATTGGTGCAAACTTACCAGTTTGGGAACCAACCGGTAGTATGGTAGTTGATATTGGTGGTGGTACGACAGAAGTCGCCATTATTTCATTAGGCGGAATTGTAACAAGTCAATCCATTCGCGTAGCTGGCGATGAGATGGACGATGCCATTATTCAATATGTGAAAAAGACTTACAATCTAATGATTGGGGAACGTACAGCCGAAACATTAAAGCTTGAAATTGGTTCAGCAAGCGCTGACGACGAAGAAAGTCAGGATATGGATATTCGTGGTCGAGATCTTTTAACTGGACTTCCGAAGACGATTACGGTAACGTCAGGTGAAATATCCAATGCGCTTTCGGACACAGTGGAAACGATTATTGAAGCAGTTAAAGATACACTTGAGCAGTCACCACCTGAGTTAGCCGCCGACATAATGGATCGTGGTATTGTCTTAACAGGTGGAGGAGCATTACTGAAGAATTTGGACAAAGTGTTAAGTGAAGAAACAAATATGCCTGTTATTGTGGCTGAAGACCCACTTGATTGTGTAGCGATTGGCACAGGACGCGCACTGGAAAATATTCATTTATTCCGTACAAAAGCAGGTTCAGCTCGATCAAATTGGAAATAG
- the radC gene encoding RadC family protein: protein MSIIIRDVPLQERPRERFLREGAKALSNQEILAIMLRSGTKQYSALQVAAQLLSTYKTLTALSESSLEEMRLIKGIGVTKAIELAAAMELGKRINREGKGQKRVIASPDDAVQIVADDLIGIHQEHFVVLYLNTKNYVIKQKTVFIGSLNASIVHPREVFKEALRTSSAAVICLHNHPSGDPSPSPEDISVTKRLNEAGRILGISLLDHIIIGDETHYVSLKERGFISM from the coding sequence GTGTCCATTATTATTCGCGATGTCCCTCTTCAAGAGCGTCCCCGAGAACGATTCCTCCGTGAGGGGGCGAAAGCCCTTTCAAATCAAGAAATCCTTGCCATTATGCTCCGTTCAGGTACAAAGCAATACTCGGCGTTGCAGGTTGCAGCTCAATTGCTTTCTACTTATAAAACATTAACTGCTTTAAGTGAATCATCACTTGAAGAAATGAGGCTCATTAAAGGGATAGGAGTAACAAAAGCAATTGAACTTGCAGCGGCAATGGAACTTGGTAAACGAATAAACCGAGAAGGAAAAGGACAAAAAAGAGTCATTGCTTCTCCAGATGATGCGGTTCAGATCGTGGCCGATGATCTAATCGGCATTCATCAAGAGCATTTTGTCGTACTTTATTTAAATACCAAAAATTATGTAATAAAACAAAAAACAGTCTTTATTGGAAGTTTAAATGCGAGCATCGTCCATCCACGAGAGGTATTTAAAGAGGCATTGCGTACGTCATCCGCTGCTGTTATTTGTCTTCACAATCATCCGAGTGGTGATCCTTCTCCTAGTCCAGAAGACATTAGTGTAACGAAAAGACTGAATGAAGCTGGAAGAATACTTGGCATCTCACTTTTGGATCACATTATCATTGGTGATGAAACTCATTATGTGAGTTTAAAAGAACGTGGATTTATAAGTATGTAA
- a CDS encoding Maf family protein, with amino-acid sequence MIHPLLLASSSPRRSELLKQCHIPFSVYASEVDESLDGKQSTEEAVCILARRKASVVAKQFPDHVVLAADTIVSHNGNHLGKPQSKQEAQEMLLSLSDSTHSVSTGVALFQREKSILFSQTTYVTMTSIQNELLQQYLETDEWCDKAGGYGIQSLGAMFVSEIKGDYYTVVGLPVVKTIQALATFRIFPKISK; translated from the coding sequence ATGATCCATCCCCTTCTATTAGCTTCTAGTTCCCCAAGGCGAAGTGAACTCCTTAAACAATGCCACATTCCATTTTCTGTTTATGCAAGCGAGGTAGACGAATCACTAGATGGTAAACAATCAACCGAAGAAGCGGTCTGTATTCTTGCACGTCGAAAAGCCAGTGTTGTTGCGAAACAATTCCCGGATCACGTTGTGTTAGCTGCTGATACAATTGTGTCTCATAATGGCAACCATCTGGGAAAGCCACAATCAAAGCAAGAGGCACAAGAAATGTTACTTTCATTGTCGGATTCAACTCATAGTGTCTCTACCGGAGTTGCGCTTTTTCAGCGTGAAAAGTCCATTCTTTTCTCTCAAACAACCTACGTGACAATGACATCGATTCAAAATGAACTTCTGCAGCAATATTTAGAAACAGATGAATGGTGTGATAAAGCGGGTGGATATGGCATTCAAAGCTTAGGTGCCATGTTTGTTTCAGAGATAAAAGGTGATTATTACACAGTTGTTGGTTTACCAGTTGTTAAAACCATTCAAGCTCTCGCTACCTTTCGCATTTTCCCTAAAATCTCTAAATAA
- a CDS encoding S9 family peptidase — MKELMAQSLYQLSTVTNPVVSPDGTKAILVVTNLDEHENTYQSHLYVIDIKTGKQTKLTQEKGKHVAPQWLPSGDGYTYLSNREGKNQVFLKQGLADAKQVTYEEHGILSYMLAPDGATVAYSTFFKESEENEQARQKPEPLVIDQMKYKSDQRGLHDDRVMRIGSVDLRTDKQQWLTTDQYDSQLLDFSGDSRHILFASDRAENRDFSFSAHAYLINMDTKQERQVTKEVQVITGGAVSPDGQTIALLSHQREYENATLPKINIYRTGTVETLNLTENVDHFIGDIAIGDFLQQTGSNRLRFSNDGQSLYTLVSSEGAVNVWRFSLNGDQQKLTNTDAHINGFDFYQDEFIVTHSSVVEPSECYHVSNKDKALNRLTTFNEAFEEEFQVSVPEKVNVSREDGSFVEGWLMKPTFYEEGQTYPLILEVHGGPHAMYANTYFHEFQMLAAKGYGVLYTNPRGSHGYGQAFVDAVRGDYGGGDFQDLMDILDDVVKTNSWVDESRLGMTGGSYGGFMTNWAVGHTNRFKAAVTQRSISNWISFYGVSDIGYYFSDWQIKAELDEMETLWQHSPIKYVANVETPLLILHGENDLRCPIEQAEQLFIALKRLGKQTRFIRFPEANHELSRSGKPSLRVKRLEAILGWFEEYLS, encoded by the coding sequence GTGAAAGAGTTAATGGCACAATCTTTATATCAATTAAGCACGGTAACGAATCCAGTTGTTTCTCCTGATGGAACAAAAGCAATCCTTGTCGTGACGAACTTAGATGAGCACGAGAATACTTATCAATCTCATTTATATGTAATAGACATAAAGACAGGTAAACAAACTAAATTAACCCAAGAAAAAGGTAAGCATGTGGCGCCTCAGTGGCTACCAAGTGGTGATGGCTATACATATCTATCCAATCGCGAAGGAAAAAACCAAGTATTCTTAAAGCAGGGCTTGGCCGATGCCAAGCAAGTAACGTATGAGGAACATGGGATTCTTTCTTATATGCTGGCCCCCGATGGAGCAACAGTCGCGTATTCAACGTTTTTTAAAGAGTCCGAAGAAAATGAACAAGCACGACAAAAACCAGAGCCGCTTGTTATTGATCAAATGAAATATAAGTCTGACCAGCGTGGTCTGCATGACGATCGAGTGATGCGCATTGGAAGCGTTGATTTAAGGACAGACAAACAACAGTGGCTAACTACTGATCAATATGATAGTCAGTTATTAGACTTTTCGGGAGACTCCCGTCACATTCTTTTTGCGAGTGATCGAGCGGAAAACCGTGATTTCTCATTTAGCGCACACGCCTACCTTATTAATATGGATACGAAGCAGGAGCGGCAAGTGACGAAAGAAGTTCAAGTGATTACTGGCGGAGCTGTGTCGCCAGATGGACAGACAATTGCTTTATTGAGCCATCAACGGGAATATGAGAATGCGACTCTTCCAAAGATAAACATTTATCGCACCGGTACTGTGGAAACACTAAATCTAACAGAAAATGTCGATCATTTTATTGGCGATATAGCAATTGGAGACTTTTTACAGCAAACAGGATCAAATCGATTGCGTTTCTCTAACGATGGTCAGTCGCTATATACGTTGGTTTCCAGCGAAGGGGCAGTAAACGTATGGAGATTCTCTCTAAATGGTGATCAGCAAAAGCTGACTAACACGGATGCACATATAAACGGCTTTGATTTTTATCAAGATGAATTCATTGTAACCCATAGTTCTGTTGTGGAGCCAAGTGAATGTTATCATGTAAGCAATAAAGACAAGGCATTAAACCGTTTAACAACGTTTAATGAAGCATTTGAAGAAGAATTCCAAGTTAGTGTTCCTGAAAAAGTAAATGTTAGCCGGGAAGATGGTTCATTTGTAGAGGGCTGGTTAATGAAACCGACTTTTTACGAAGAAGGTCAAACGTATCCGTTGATTTTAGAAGTGCACGGTGGACCACATGCGATGTACGCGAATACGTATTTTCATGAATTTCAAATGTTGGCGGCAAAAGGATACGGTGTGCTTTATACAAATCCGAGAGGAAGCCATGGTTATGGACAAGCCTTTGTTGATGCTGTTCGCGGCGATTACGGTGGAGGCGATTTTCAGGATCTTATGGACATTCTTGACGATGTCGTTAAAACAAATAGTTGGGTTGATGAGTCTAGGCTTGGTATGACTGGCGGAAGCTACGGTGGGTTTATGACGAATTGGGCGGTTGGTCATACCAATCGATTTAAAGCAGCTGTTACGCAACGTTCGATTTCAAACTGGATTAGCTTTTACGGCGTTAGTGACATAGGGTATTATTTTTCTGACTGGCAAATTAAAGCTGAGCTTGATGAGATGGAGACTCTTTGGCAACATTCTCCTATAAAATATGTTGCCAATGTGGAAACACCTTTGCTTATTTTGCACGGTGAGAATGACCTTCGATGTCCAATAGAGCAAGCAGAGCAACTATTTATCGCATTAAAACGATTAGGCAAACAAACACGGTTTATTCGTTTTCCTGAAGCGAATCATGAATTGTCCAGAAGTGGAAAACCGAGTCTCCGTGTGAAGCGATTAGAAGCTATTCTAGGTTGGTTCGAAGAGTATCTTTCGTAA